One part of the Nocardioides zeae genome encodes these proteins:
- a CDS encoding FecCD family ABC transporter permease codes for MSLAAGARPAPVAPRRRFAAWAVGPGLLLLLALALVVAFVASAATGQFPIPPSEVLGSVLHRVGLDVGPLPSHPRAEDSLWNVRFPRATMTLLVGAALATAGALMQGVFGNPLAEPGVVGVSSGAAVAAAAVIVFSLDFAGSWTIAVCAFVGGLLTTMLVYVMSRDNGRTEVVTLVLTGIAVNAVASAGLSFLLFLATTSSREEIVFWTLGSFNGSRWPEVQVVLPLVAVGIVAALVLARQLDLLALGDRAARHVGVDVERLRLVCIVLVALLTAAGVAFCGVIAFVGLVVPHLVRLVAGPGHRLLVPASALGGAVLLVLADLWARTAISNADLPIGMLTSLVGGPFFFWLLRRARRTAGGWA; via the coding sequence GTGAGCCTGGCCGCGGGGGCACGCCCCGCACCGGTGGCGCCGCGGCGCCGGTTCGCGGCGTGGGCGGTCGGGCCCGGCCTGCTGCTCCTGCTCGCGCTCGCCCTGGTCGTGGCGTTCGTGGCCTCGGCGGCGACCGGTCAGTTCCCCATCCCGCCGAGCGAGGTGCTCGGCTCGGTCCTCCACCGCGTCGGGCTCGACGTCGGGCCGCTGCCGTCGCACCCACGGGCGGAGGACAGCCTGTGGAACGTCCGGTTCCCCCGCGCCACCATGACGCTCCTCGTCGGGGCGGCGCTGGCGACGGCGGGCGCGCTCATGCAGGGCGTCTTCGGCAACCCGCTCGCGGAGCCGGGGGTCGTCGGTGTCTCCTCGGGCGCGGCCGTCGCCGCGGCGGCCGTCATCGTCTTCTCGCTGGACTTCGCCGGCTCGTGGACGATCGCGGTCTGCGCCTTCGTCGGGGGACTCCTGACGACGATGCTCGTCTACGTCATGTCCCGCGACAACGGGCGCACCGAGGTGGTCACGCTGGTGCTCACCGGCATCGCGGTCAACGCGGTGGCCAGCGCCGGACTGTCGTTCCTGCTCTTCCTCGCCACCACCTCCTCCCGCGAGGAGATCGTCTTCTGGACCCTCGGCAGCTTCAACGGCAGCCGCTGGCCCGAGGTGCAGGTCGTGCTCCCGCTCGTCGCGGTCGGGATCGTCGCCGCGCTCGTGCTCGCGCGCCAGCTCGACCTCCTCGCCCTCGGCGACCGTGCCGCGCGGCACGTGGGCGTGGACGTCGAGCGCCTCCGCCTCGTCTGCATCGTCCTGGTGGCGCTGCTGACCGCCGCCGGTGTCGCCTTCTGCGGCGTCATCGCCTTCGTCGGCCTCGTCGTGCCCCACCTGGTGCGGCTCGTCGCCGGCCCGGGTCACCGGCTGCTCGTGCCGGCGAGCGCGCTCGGTGGTGCCGTCCTGCTCGTGCTCGCCGACCTGTGGGCGCGGACGGCCATCAGCAACGCCGACCTGCCGATCGGCATGCTCACGTCGCTCGTCGGCGGCCCGTTCTTCTTCTGGCTGCTGCGGCGCGCGCGGCGCACGGCGGGAGGGTGGGCATGA